The genomic stretch GCGATTATCCCATTCCACTAGTACCTCTATAACCATGGTCAACAAACAACAGATCTTATTCTTTGTACcctgttccccgaaaataagacctagacagacaatcagctctaacgagtcttttggagcaaaaattaatataagacccggtcttatataatatgtataatatattatataagaccgggtcttatagtaaaataagactagctcttacattaatttttgctccaaaagacgcattagagctgattgtccggctatgacttattttcggtgaaacacagtAGATGCAACTTGTATGAAAATGATAACTGAACactggtttggtttggtttttcagttttatttcttgataCACATACCACCAACTTGTCCATTTAGGCCTGCATAATCTAATGTACtgttaatgtttttctaaatttaacaACACCATTGTAAAATTTTTCTCTATTCATATACTCATTATCCGTGCAAAGTCCTTGGTCGTATTTTTAAGacatatttttgtcaaaaataaatcgtgactatttctttaatatattatagTTTCTTAAGGAGTCtctaaaattattgtaaaataaaaattatttgataatagATTATAGAAGCTATTGCTAAAAGAGTAAAATCACTACTTAAGCcacaaagtaatatttatttcttatactttcttATGCCATCAGACTCATTCAGTGgaatatgaaaaaaggaaagtctatttaaaaaagtTGAAGATGATGAAGAATTATCTGTATCTGGACTGAGTTTCATGgctgaaacaaaattaaacattgaGTCTACCATATTTAGGAGCAAGACTTCAGCACTGccattcttgtttttccttcagtGTGTCATAgaccaaaatgtatttaaaggagTGATAATCTGGAATGTATAGGGTCAGGGATGTACACGTGATTTATATTTGTGACATGAAATACAGTACATTTTTTGTCATATTGAGATGTCCATACATCAAGAAGGAATGAGAAACTCAGCTTAATACtattcttaaaagaagaaagctacacgtctttatttttccataaaattattcccaaatttatgtggaagatttttttaaacacagtaaataaatagctttttaaatgtgAGAATACCAACCCCccaaaaatgcttttttaatcCTTGAGAATTCCagagtagaaaaatataattaagctTAATTTTAACTTCTGTGTAAATACAGACAACTCACACTACTCTTgagaacacacacaaacaaatgtcataataattttaatatagtttgaatagttacattaataaaataacttgTACAACCagtaattaataatataaatatgtattaatgtattatttagaCCTTAcaaaaattcttttctctctctcatccattGGAAAATACATATTGACTGGTATCCAGAGGAGCAATTTCAGCCACATTACAATTCTAACCGGTACTTAATTGATGTGTCTGAGATAATACAATTGTGGAAGATTAAAAACTTTATATTTGGATTCTAAAACCCTGTATTAAAATCTCAGATTTAGCACCTAGTGACAGTGTAACTTTTGAAAAGTTATACCTCCAAACGAAAGAATAACTAAGATTGACCAAATTTCAGGCATATCTTGTAAAACTACATAAACATGGTGTCATTACAGAGTGTTTCTTTATGAGATGCATTAAAATATGCTTActaaattaaagtgttttaattatatgtGAATGAGGCATACATATGAAATATgacttccaaattttatttaactaCAAAATAGTACTATGGAGTTCTAAAATCAGTTTTTCTTCAAAGTGCTGAGTAATGAACGGACACCAAATCAGAAGCtaagtatttcttcttttagttaTACATATGTTTATTACATGTCACTTAAGATATATTTAAATACCTTTCTTATGAGATGAAACTAATTGAATCCCGATATTCTATGGCATCAAGAACCTTAAAAATACGTCCTGTCATTGCATTCTGACTCTGGGCGTGACAATAAGATAATAATATGCTTGCTTAAATTCCTCTGATAATTTTGTCCATAATGATTTTctcataactttttatttctctgactttATCTGTAATGCAAGAAGATGTTTTATGAATGAAGCTATATTCAAGTTCAAATTATGTCCCATTAGGGCAATTATCTACTTCACTGTAGGAAACTGGAGGAATGATAGAAATATGAGGTTTATCTACTTCAATGAAGATGCTCTTCAAACAGGCACTCCTGTCAACTAATATTTAAggacattagagttgattgtgtTTACATCTAACTGATAGAGGTTAGAAAGACAAATGCATAGATCTCAAATTATAACAAAACATGATCATTCTTGAAAACTAAAATCAAATGAGTTTCTCAACCCCCATACAATCAGAAATATAAAGTATCATATATCCATGAGAACGGTACCATAAACACTAAGCTAGGGAAGAAGGAAAGCTATGATAGCAGCTACAACATGTTGTTAAGTGGCTACTAAGAGTTAGAAATTTTGTGCACATTATTTTGTGTAATCCATATAGCAACCTACAAACTAATTCAGAGtccttttataaatgagaaaactgacaaCCAGCCTGACCTATAACTTAGTCAAGTTCACACAGTTAGTTACTAGCAGAAATGGGATTCAAGTCCAGGTTTCTCTGTCTCCAAACTTTAAGCTGTTTCTACTTGATCGTATCGCAGACTCATTGTGATATACCATAAATTTGGAAATGTTAACTCCTAGAAACAGCATAAAATAACATGCTCATTGTATTTGAATTCTTTTATAAAGCCACAAGCTTAAGCAgacctttatatattttttaaaaatctgaagtgCTTTCTAGATCAATTaactagtaaaataaatttaaaatttatttatatcccTACGTGAAAAAAGAGTATGATCCCAAAATGGCATATACTCAATGGTTGGGTGaccattttctctccatttaaTCATTTTCCTAAATTTGAAATATAGCCCCTTATTTCTACTACTTTTATTCTGTTATCTTCcattaaggaaattaaatcaaatttctaaattacaaatctgttgaaataaatatgttaagAGTCTTTCTTATTATTCCTGCGATTTCTCTGGAATTCTGtcattcaatttttaattcaaCTCTGTGCAAACTAGAAATTTCTATCTCAGATTTAAAGATGAAAGCATATAATCTAGTTTGAGATTCAAGGCTATAACTTCtgatataatttttaagtgaTGAAAAACCTTTCTTCTTACCTGTGGAAGTGAACTCACTCAATTAAGGAATGCTAGGAATACTAAGCATTTTAACTGTTACACCATGTTTTCAAGCTCTTCTTGAAGTCCACAGGGATACTCCAAGAAGAAAACCTACTAAATCTCTTCAGGGACAGAAAAGTTACAAGCTAGTGGTTTTTTCCATCATAAACAACTGAATGGTTCTGGAGCAATAAACTATATGATCACAATGATTACATGAATGCACTTTGGCCTCTGGTATAAAATGATCTTTCAGTGGAAAAAGAATTTCATTAGGACTGGAAAAGAAATTGAATGATACAGAACCTAAACCTAGCTCTGATACTAACTAGCTATGCACCACTGGGTTGATGACTGAAATTCTCTGAAATCCGGGTTCCTCTTCCTGGGGATATCACCTGTTTACTTCtctcaaaattaaaacatgtatataatggaataatcTGAAAGCATAAACTATGACAGAATTCACAATCCTTTAATAAAGattactatatttatttaacttttaatgtgATACACTTCTAAGTATGAGAGATATATTGAAGCTCTTTAAGTATTTAATAGAGGAGACAAGATGAATACAGGGGTACCTCAGTGTTCGAaggtaatccgttccggaagaccatttgagttctgaaatgttcggaAACCGAGGCacgtttccccatagaaagtaatgcaaaatggtttaatccattccagacctttaaaatcaacccctaaaactgcaaatttagcatgaattttactatctaatgataccatagatccataaaatttacggcattcctaaaccgaaatgttcgtcaactgagacgttcgaaaaccgaggtactactgtataccAATCTATAGACTAGTACTAGACTAGGtgattaaatcattttttaaattgtgaaaaatacaTAGATGCTTAATCTCTATACTTATTGATTCTAAATTAGTAGATAGGGGATGTTGGTCatggaatctgaattttaaaagaaggaaagaaggaaagggggtggggagagagagagaaagaaactgataGGAAGCCCAATTGTGAACCAAGGGTCTGTTAACAAAATGCAATCCCAAACGATCTATATATTCAATACAActctacttaaaattaaataagcttttctttttttgcagaaattgacaaggtAATTctacagtttattaaaaaaaaaatcaaaggaactaaggtagccaaagcaattttgaaaaataagaataaaggacTCATAATCTGATTTCAAGATATACCACAAAGCTAAAATCAAGAGAATGTGGCATTGGTGAAAAGATAGACATAGGGAGAGTctggaaaactgaagaaaaataaaaattttactgggCTTTCCTGTCTatcaatgtatatttttctatttcgGTCCTAAGCATGCCCGTGCATGTCtttattgtttgtgtgtgtattatttattgattgattgatcagtaggttttaaaaaatttaatctgaATAAACAATAGATTAGTATTCAGGAATCACAAAATTACATGACTTATAATGTTCTACAGAGCTTTAAACTTTTGATGTTTCCTccacatttttatgacatttggGGGGCTTTTCTTATTTTGAACAATAATCTTCCAATAAGCTCAAACATATACTTCATTCCTTTAAACcacaacattttaataatttaaacagaGTAAAAGTGTAATGAATTTGGTTGACTATAAATGCATCTGCTAGCTTCTACAAGAGGTATATTGTGGTCTTACATTATTATACGTTACCACATTTACTGATTGTTGCAATATAACATGGCTTATTCTGTCAGGATAAGGACATTGGTTCTCGGAGAAGTTAGTGCTAACCCGTGTCAGAGGTATGATATGAGTATATCTCACATCTTAATTTCTTATCTACTGTCAAAATAcatgtagtttttttccttaagacaTCATTTTAAACCAGAGACAATtaacttcattcattttataaatatcaacaTGTAGTACATTATTCCAGACCATTTACTTTTTTGTTAGTGAGGAAATCATCATGTTGCTATTTTAAACCAGAAGATAATTGGGGCATATTTCCCTTGGGGCATTTCCTGTGGGTTTTATCAAAGTTGAGTAAGTAGATATAGGCAATCTAAATGAACCATATTCATAATGTACTTAAACATGCATTTGCTGTTCTACAGGTAGGAGAAATTTTCAGatcatttgcaaaatattttaggaGGTAAGATTTAAAATATCATGGTGAAATATGTTATGAAATCCTCAGTACTAAACCCTTTGATTGTTGCCTATTGCATGGGTGGATTCATCACAATCTGATTTATGCAGAGTCTGCCTAAGAATTGAAAAACAATCCTTCctggaataaaacaaagaaaacagaaaatattgaatttaCATTTGTAGGAGTAATGAGAATGCTCCAAATAGAGTGtacgttttcatttttctgatggaAGAAGACAGACCTGTTCAAAGTAAAACGATCAGGAAATTTATCAGTAGAAGGCAAGAAAACATTTCACCTAAGTCAACTATCTGGGgacttatattttcatataatgaggaaaataataaataattctgttgtttttcttttttctagctaTGTAATGTAGAGCCACTTCATATTACTGTTTAGTTCATAATGTTTCTCTAGTCTCAATGGCTTAAAAGATATCCAAGTACATCAAagatcatattttgtttatttcagtggggtggtaaggaaagaagtcagttGCAGAATGAAGCCATTATATAATAAAAGGTAGTAAAAAGGGGTGAAAATACATGCACCATGAGGGAGATCCAGGACTGAATCTTGGCTCTGGCACTTAGCTGTGAGAGTAGCTATAAGGGTGAAATAAAGTAATGTGTGCAAAAGTCCATTCCTACAGCTCAGTAAGTGGCTACTGTTAGTTCTCTCCTCCTTTGCAAACTTAATGTTTCAATATTGAGTTCAAGATTTTTGGAGTATTTTGTCCTTATTAAAGTTATGTTTTTGGAAGTGGGTTTACATTAATTATAAAAGTTGATTCTATATGATTAAATTCTTCAAGAATCACAGTCATTTTCTCTTACTAACTCTGAATCctctcaatatataccaatattgATTTAGTTATGACCCTCtagcagaaataacattttttttttatttctaccatttcTGTTTTGACCTCATCTACATAAATTTTCTCTGGACCTCCTTTTGATTAGTAGTCATGTCATCCTTTCCCAtgacatgtttaaaataaaccaaaaaaaaaaaaaatgtatttgggggTTTTCCAATCAACTTATTAAgaatttttagataaaatgatatatttacaaGTATTTCATTGTGTTAGAGATGTTCAAAATACTCAGTTAATTAGAGTAAGTGGTTTGCAaaacttaattcattttattttaatttttatttccaaaacataGGATTCAACCTAAATTCTGCTTTCTCTGATGTCTCATATAAGTAGTTCTTGTTTTCTCTGACTTTAATTTTCCTAATAAGTCTATGAAAGTGTTTACTCCTGATATTGACAATTTTTCTAGGTAATCCTGAGTTTGTCTTTTCCAGAAGATTGTTGGTATCcgctttctcttccttctatcACTATTTCTAATCCAAATGGCTCTCTCTCTACCTGATGGGATCACGTTAATGTGCTGAAACTGGACCTTGACTTgcatgagaattttaaaaaaagtacagaatattATTTGCAGCAGATTGTGTGCCCTTGACACTGACTCAATTTTCTATGGatgaacatataaaaatgaaataaataacatgaataaaATCTATCCTGTTATATTATGGACTAATAATGGAAATTTGAATTCAGGTTCAGGTTAATGTTTTGACTCCTAATTTGTTTACCCATTGGGCTATtcaggaaagatttttttctataacttCTGATTTCTTGCTGGGTTTTTACTCTTAAACATCAAGTTTTATGGCtaagtgaaatgattttttttttttttttgctgttatactTTTAATTACTGATCTTTATAAAGttatttaattgttaattttaGGTAGTAGTTACCTAGTTGTTATTCCATTGGATCCAAAATCGACAATATGTAACCAAGTGTaatactctgaaaaaaaaattatatttcttattattctcCCATTTTCACCACTGAATTTTGAGTAGAAAAATACATAGATTATCAAGAATTTAGATTtccaaaaacaatacaaatgaccAAATATTTACCCCAAAAGTACAATATAATGCtaagtatttgaaaacaaattgaaTGAAACATAAACtgtcatacaattttatattcactCATGATCCctgttcttcaaaataaatatcactTATTCCTTTTCGGAATGTCTTAATGGAGTTGGAAAATTTTAGAGAGAATGAGTcataaaatattacaattcaTTAGGTTGTTAGTCTGTCAAACAAACTTAATTCAACACATTctacatttaaagttattttaaaggtttaactttaatatattttgcccttcaatatttattttactgttttgagATAAATATGAATGTCATAATTACATAAGGAATTTTTTTAGCTGTTCATTTGTGTTTTAATGTGACTTAATAGGAAAATAGATAATAGAATTCAGTGGGTAATTAACCATTTGACTTGATGGTTTTATAAATGACATGAATTGAGCCAGTGAGTTAAAACCCAAATCTTCCATTTGATTCCGTAGTGAGTGTCATCAATCTTTGACCCACTGTCTTGTCAGTGACTCTGGAACTGCTGCTGGGAAATTATGCATTGAcaagaaataaatatgaagacATAGTTCACTTTCCCTGAGTTAcaatattattccttttttatcaTAGCaatatgaattataattttatgaatatcTTCAAGTTTCTTCATGGGGTGTCAACATGAAGAATGTCACTGAAGTTACTATATTTGTACTGACGGGCTTCACAGACAAGCTTGAACTGCAGTTCATCTTATTCCTCCTGTTCCTAGCAGTTTACCTGTTTACTCTGATAGGAAATTTAGGAATGGTTGTATTGGTCATTGGGGATTCTCGGCTTCACAACCCCATGTACTGTTTTCTGAGTGTGTTATCATCTGTGGATGCCTGCTTTTCCTCAGTAATTACCCCCAATATGTTAGTAGATTTTAtgtcaaagaataaaacaatttcacTCCTTGGATGTGCGACACAGATGTTTCTCGCTGTTACTTTTGGGACCACGGAGTGCTTTCTCTTGGCTGCAATGGCATATGATCGCTATGTAGCAATCTACAACCCTCTCCTGTATTCAGTTAGCATGTCACCCAGAGTCTATGTACCACTCATCATTGCCTCCTATGTTGGTGGCATTTTGCATGCTTCTATACACACAGTGGCTACATTTAGCCTCTCTTTCTGTGCATCCAATGAAATTAGACATGTCTTTTGTGACATCCCTCCTCTCCTTGCTATTTCTTGTTCTGACACGCACACAAACCAGCTTCTCCTCTTCTACTTTGTGGGCTCTATTGAGATAGTCACTATCCTGATTGTCCTGATCTCCTATGGTTTCATTCTGTTGGCCATTCTGAGGATGCATTCTGctgaagggaggagaaaagtcTTTTCTACATGTGGCTCTCACCTAACTGGAGTGTCCATTTATCATGGAACCATCCTCTTCATGTACGTGAGACCAAGTTCCAGCTACGCTTTGGACCACGACATGATAGTGTCGACATTTTACACCATTGTGATTCCCATGCTGAATCCCATCATCTATAGTTTGAGGAACAAAGACGTAAAAGAGGCAATGAAAAGAGTGTTTGGTAAAAATGGGTGGATCAATAAAGTATCTTTTTCACACTAAccattaaattgaaataaattaagaatgaTGTACGTAGTCTCCATATCAAAAAGTCATACCTCCACCTGTGCAGTTTCCATCTgcgcaaaaacaaacaaagctgtcATCCATTTGCTTCTTACttcactctctcacacacacatatatacacacatgtacacatatggTGATATTGATTGTATTACTGTGGATCTCTTCAGAATCTGTTAATCCCATAAGGATGAGTCAGGTACATTTGTGTTATTCCTTCTAGCCATTGTGTTCAACTGTATTAAATTGTTGAGAAAGAAAATTGATACTTATCAGGAATGACTCAAAAAAGGTTTGTGTATACAAGTATGTAGTATATGacacaatttatataaatgacCTGGTATacttatatttgtttaatatttttagaaattgataATAATTAGTTTTTTACAGGTTATGGTGGGAAAATAACTAATTTGCTTGTCAAATATAGTAGTAGACATAAATTTACCTTTGGGCATGAAATGATATTAATAAAACCTAACATATTGCATAATTAGAATGAGCCTGACACTGTTCTAATTGCTTCCCTTTATTGATGTATTTACTTCACATGAAAATATTATACCATAGGTGTTAGTATTAGCTACAttttttagataagaaaaaggGCACAGTTTAAGTAACTAATTCAGAACCAAAGCTACTGAATGTTGGTTCTGTGATTCTACCAAGATAGATTTTAATGCATCAtttattgtccttttttttttattgtatatacttttttttttaatttattggggtgacaattgttattaaaattacatagatttcaggtgtgcaattctatatcacatcatctataaattacattgtgtgttcaccacccagagtcagttctccttccatcaccgtatatttgatcccccttaccctcatctcccacccccaacccctttaccctctggtaaccgctaaattacgttccccagattaattttcaaaccccgtggccatcctgtggtcaccaactgcccttcaatcccttcatcCGCCCCCCCtaccccgcccatctagcaatcctcagtttttcctctttgtctccaacactgtttctggttagttcattcacttattcttttctttagattccgcaaataagtgagatcatatggtacttatctttctctgtctgacttatttcacttaacataatgttctctaggtccatccatgttgttgcaaatggtaagatttctttcttctttatggctgcataatactccattgtataaatgtaccacagtttcttaatccagtcatctaccgatgggcattttggttgtttccatgtcttggctattgtgtatagtgctgcaataaacataggagtgcataaagatttttgaattggagttttggatttctccggatagatacctaggagtgggattactggatcatagggtagttccattttcagatttttgagatacctccatactgttttccatagtggctgcaccaatctgcaatcccaccaacactgcacaagcgttcccttttctccacatccgcgccagcacttgttgtttgttgatttattgatgatagccattttgactggggtgaggtggtatctcattgtggtttttatttgcatttctctgatggttagtgaggttgagcatttcttcatatgtctgtttgccatctgtatgtcctttttagaaaaatgtctctttaagtcctctgcccatttttttaattgggtcgtttgtttttttggagttgggttgagtgagtttttcatagatttgtgatattaatcccttatcagatatatcattggcaaatatcttttcccattcagtaggatccctttttgttttattgatggtttcctttgctgtgaaaaaactttttagtttgatataatcccacatgtttattttttctcttacttccctcgagcgagggtatatatcagtaaaaatcttactccgggtaatgtctgagaagtttcttcctatgttttcttctaggtattttatggtttcagatcttacatttaagtctttaagccattttgaatttatttttgtatatggtgtaaggaggtggtccagcttcatttttttgcatgtgtctgtccaggtttcccagcaccatttattgaatagactgtctttactccattgtacattcttgcttccattgtcgtagattaaatggccatataggcgtggatttatttctggactctctattctgttccattgatctatgtgtctgtttttatgccagtaccatgctgttttgattactgtagccttgtagtataatttgaagtcaggtattgttatacctcccactttgttcttatttctcaagattgcgtttgctattcggggtcttttatggtcccatataaattttaggattatatgttctatttctgtgaaaaacgacgttggcagtttgataggaattgcattgaatatgtatattgccttaggcagtatggacattttaactatattaattcttcctatccatgaacatgatatgtgtttccatctatttacatcttccttcattcctttcttcagtgtcttataattttctgagtacagatcttttacttctttggttaaatttattcccaggtattttatagtctttggaacgattgtaaatgggattgttttttttaatttctccttctgatgttttattattggtatatacaaatgcaactgatttctgaatattaattttgtatcctgctactttactaaattcatctatcagctctaatagtttcttagtggagtctttagggttctctatatatagtatcatatcatctgcatacaatgataattttacttcctccttacgaatttgaatgccttttatttctttttcttgtctgattgctgtggccagaacttccagcactatgttgaatagaagcggagatagtgggcaaccttgccttgttcctgatctcagggggaatggttttagcttttccccattgagtatgatgttagctgtgggtttgtcatatatggccttaattatgttgagatatgatccctctattcccactttcttaagggtttttatcataaatggctgttggattttatcaaatgctttttctgcatctattgatatgatcatgtgatttttatttttcattttgttaatgtggtgtatcacattaattgatttacggatgttgaaccacccttgcatatcagggatgaatcccacttgatcatggtgtatgatctttttaatgtattgctgaattctgttcgctaatattttgttgaggatttttgcatctatgttcatt from Rhinolophus ferrumequinum isolate MPI-CBG mRhiFer1 chromosome 11, mRhiFer1_v1.p, whole genome shotgun sequence encodes the following:
- the LOC117030828 gene encoding olfactory receptor 5T2-like, translated to MKNVTEVTIFVLTGFTDKLELQFILFLLFLAVYLFTLIGNLGMVVLVIGDSRLHNPMYCFLSVLSSVDACFSSVITPNMLVDFMSKNKTISLLGCATQMFLAVTFGTTECFLLAAMAYDRYVAIYNPLLYSVSMSPRVYVPLIIASYVGGILHASIHTVATFSLSFCASNEIRHVFCDIPPLLAISCSDTHTNQLLLFYFVGSIEIVTILIVLISYGFILLAILRMHSAEGRRKVFSTCGSHLTGVSIYHGTILFMYVRPSSSYALDHDMIVSTFYTIVIPMLNPIIYSLRNKDVKEAMKRVFGKNGWINKVSFSH